One Xiphophorus maculatus strain JP 163 A chromosome 10, X_maculatus-5.0-male, whole genome shotgun sequence genomic region harbors:
- the timm23 gene encoding mitochondrial import inner membrane translocase subunit Tim23 → MDNNSQGSGGFKGGLGGLFGGGGAPEYSNTELAGVPLTGMSPLSPYLNVDPRYLVQDTDEFILPTGANKTRGRFELAFFTIGGSCMTGATLGALNGLRMGLKETRDMAWSKPRNVQILNMVTRQGASWANSLGSVALLYSAFGVAIEKARGAEDDINTVAAGTLTGMLFKSSGGLKSAARGGLVGLAVSGAYALYNNWDHLTGSSPSSRLY, encoded by the exons ATGGACAACAACTCTCAGGGCTCGGGAGGATTCAAAGGTGGGTTAGGGGGTCTGTTTGGTGGCGGTGGTGCTCCTGAATACTCCAACACAGAGCTCGCCGGTGTCCCAC TGACAGGAATGAGTCCTCTTTCACCGTACCTCAACGTCGACCCTCGTTACCTGGTTCAG GACACGGATGAGTTCATTTTACCAACAGGGGCCAACAAGACAAGAGGGAGATTTGAACTGGCCTTCTTCACCATTGGAGGCTCATGCATGACAG GAGCCACACTGGGAGCTTTAAATGGTCTGAGGATGGGCTTGAAGGAGACGAGAGACATGGCATGGTCCAAACCTCGCAACGTACA AATTCTGAACATGGTGACCAGGCAGGGGGCTTCGTGGGCCAACTCTCTAGGCTCTGTCG CTCTGTTGTATAGTGCTTTTGGTGTGGCGATAGAGAAAGCCAGAGGGGCAGAAGATGACATTAACACGGTGGCTGCTGGCACGTTAACAGGGATGCTCTTCAAATCCAGCG gGGGATTAAAGAGCGCGGCCCGTGGAGGTCTGGTTGGTTTAGCCGTATCCGGTGCCTATGCTCTTTACAACAACTGGGATCATCTCACCGGCTCCTCGCCCTCGTCCCGGCTCTACTAG